The Rhododendron vialii isolate Sample 1 chromosome 5a, ASM3025357v1 genome contains a region encoding:
- the LOC131327724 gene encoding protein FAR1-RELATED SEQUENCE 5-like: protein MYSGPMQVEPHSRSLVIWLCTHDLQGRHRDPKLKSNEWLLGLYDERERWVPAFVKDIFWARMSSTQWSKGMNSFFDGYINSKTTLKQFVEQYENALAKRMEKENETDSSSLNSYIPCFTQYELEEQFQRAYTLAKFKEVQNELVGMIYYNLNLSKEGDGFSEYEVREDVLCGKKKKRVIFKVCFKDNGSEVNCNCHLFESRGILCKHCIIVFLEKGIDRLPKKYIFNRWSKFVKRCRTKVQISYDKSATKPEHAVTTTCAMSSSSLRS from the exons ATGTATTCTGGTCCGATGCAAGTAGAGCCGCATTCAAGGAGTTTGGTGATATG GTTGTGCACTCATGATCTCCAAGGAAGACACAGAGACCCCAAACTCAAAAGCAATGAATGGTTACTTGGCTTGTATGATGAGAGGGAACGATGGGTGCCTGCATTTGTAAAGGATATATTTTGGGCAAGAATGTCAAGTACACAATGGAGTAAAGGTATGAATTCATTCTTTGATGGTTATATCAACTCAAAGACTACCTTAAAACAATTTGTGGAGCAATATGAAAATGCTTTGGCAAAAAGGatggagaaagaaaatgagacggATTCTAGTTCATTGAACTCCTACATCCCATGCTTCACTCAATATGAGttggaagaacaatttcaaaGGGCTTACACTCTTGCCAAATTTAAGGAGGTCCAAAATGAGTTGGTTGGGATGATTTACTATAACTTGAATCTAAGTAAGGAAGGTGATGGTTTTTCCGAATATGAAGTACGGGAGGATGTGTTGtgtggaaaaaagaaaaagcggGTAATTTTCAAAGTTTGTTTTAAGGATAACGGTAGTGAAGTTAACTGTAATTGTCATTTGTTTGAGTCTCGGGGTATACTGTGCAAGCATTGTATTATCGTGTTTCTTGAAAAGGGGATTGATCGGTTACCTAAAAAGTATATCTTTAATAGATGGAGCAAATTTGTAAAAAGATGTCGCACTAAAGTTCAAATTAGCTATGACAAATCAGCTACCAAACCTGAGCACGCCGTTACGACAACATGCGCAATGAGTTCTTCAAGCTTGCGGAGTTAG
- the LOC131327725 gene encoding uncharacterized protein LOC131327725 codes for MKEAETGYDSPSYIFINRGALLSYFSIRTLKHTSSRALKIKALKPFKSLQVCIQRESSSDQSSEKALQKSSSLHPARKFFRSIQREGSSDQSFKAPKNIQVKSTSNKTFFDLVGYVFCCWVLLGYVAIGSRKSRRISCRKERERDFVRERGFGKCCLVDCRRLRPRFQQLLLLCFILFASRICAVCFALFSYLGVVVPVGRRYLLCTVGSVYIKSKEAPAKDVLKDLVQMCRGIQHSISGLFLRSYLSQVNRDNLLDIGSEYEGDADTVMDTVEFILQNFTEMNKLWVQMHHQGPAREKERREKERSELCDLVGKNLHVFSQIEGVDLDMYRETVLPRVL; via the exons ATGAAGGAAGCAGAGACTGGTTATGACTCTCCATCCTACATCtttataaatagaggtgctctcCTTTCATATTTTTCCATCAGGACATTGAAGCACACAAGCTCTagagctctgaagatcaaagccctcAAGCCCTTCAAAAGTCTTCAAGTCTGCATCCAGCGAGAAAGTTCTTCAGATCAATCCAGCGAGAAGGCCCTTCAAAAGTCTTCAAGTCTGCATCCAGCGAGAAAGTTCTTCAGATCAATCCAGCGAGAAGgttcttcagatcaaagcttcaaggctccgaagaacattcaagtcaAGTCTACATCAAACAAGACG TTTTTTGACTTAGTGGGCTACGTGTTTTGTTGTTGGGTTTTACTGGGTTACGTGGCAATAGGGAGCAGAAAGAGCAGGAGGATATCAtgcagaaaagagagagagcgagactttgttagagagagaggttttggcAAGTGCTGTTTGGTCGATTGTCGCCGTTTGCGTCCCAGATTTCAGCAACTACTGCTTCTCTGTTTCATCCTGTTTGCTTCTAGGATTTGTGCTGTTTGTTTTGCTCTGTTCAGTTACTTGGGTGTCGTTGTACCTGTTGGTAGGAG GTATCTCCTTTGTACAGTTGGATCTGTGTACATCAAGTCTAAGGAAGCTCCTGCGAAGGATGTCCTTAAGGATCTTGTGCAAATGTGCCGTGGCATACAACACTCTATAAGTGGGCTTTTTTTGAGGAGTTATCTTTCTCAGGTCAACAGGGATAATTTACTAGATATTGGTTCCGAATATGAAGG GGATGCTGACACTGTCATGGACACCGTGGAGTTCATCCTCCAGAACTTCACAGAGATGAACAAACTATGGGTGCAGATGCATCATCAG GGACCTGCTCGGGAGaaggagagaagagaaaaggaaaggagcGAGCTTTGCGATCTT GTTGGGAAGAACCTGCATGTCTTCAGTCAGATTGAAGGTGTTGACCTTGATATGTACAGAGAAACTGTGCTTCCCAGAGTCTTGTAG
- the LOC131326571 gene encoding hydrophobic protein RCI2B: MADEGTATCIDILLAIILPPLGVFLKFGCKVEFWICLVLTLFGYLPGIIYAVYAITK, from the exons atGGCAGATGAGGGAACAGCAACCTGTATAGATATCCTTCTGGCAATAATCTTGCCTCCCCTTGGTGTCTTCCTCAAGTTCGGTTGCAAG GTGGAGTTCTGGATCTGTTTGGTGCTGACCCTTTTTGGGTACCTCCCTGGTATCATTTATGCTGTTTATGCCATCACCAAGTGA